The Litorilinea aerophila genome segment GGAGACCGAGCCCAGCGGCGACGTCTGGATCGTGTTGGATGTGAACCGGGCTGTTCACCAGGGGGAAGGGCCATCCAGCACCCTGGAGTTTGGCGTCATGGCCGCGGCCAGCCTGGCCGCGGAGCTCCTCAGCGGCGCCTCCGCCGGTGGAGGCGGCCAGGGCACCCGGGCGGTGGGACTGCTGACCGCCGCACCGGCCCACGTGCCTGGGGCTCCGGGAGCGTGGGGTGTGGATGGCGTCGGCGCTGCCCATGACGGGACCCGCACCGTCCTGTTGCCGCCCCAGCCCGGCCAGGCCCAGCTCTGGCGCATCCTGGCTGCGCTGGCGCCCCTCCAGGCGGTGGATGTGACCCTGGCCGATCTGCTCTACAGTAGCCACGCCCAGGGCGCCCCGGCCCTGGGACGTCGGGCGCAACGGGCGCCGGCCCTGGTGGTGATCACCCCCCAGTGGCATCTGCCGGATGCGCCTTCCCTGCCCCGCAAGTTGGGCGGTCAGGAGGCCATTCCTTCGACCGGCAGCGGATCGACGGAAGACGGAGATCGCGCCCCAGTGGCTCCCATCCGGCGGGACAACTGGGTGGCCGAACTCCTCCACCTGCAGGCCCAGGGGGTGGCCAGCAGTGTGCTGCTGGTGGCCCATGGCGCAGCGGACGATCCGGCGGCGGACGGTGTCCAGATGGATGGTGCCCAGACGGGTGGGGAGATGGCAGGGCAACTGGAACAGATGCGGGCCCTGCTGGCCCGACATGAGATCCCCACCCAGGTCTTGTGGACGGGGCGTCCCCTGGAGGCCCTCTTGACCTACCGGCGCAGGCGCACGGTCATCCGGACCACGCCCACCGGTGGCGTGGTGACCTACGAAGTGGAGGAAGAGGTCGGTTAGTAAATCCCGGCAGAAATTCGCCGCTCGGGCCTCTGGCCCGCGGCTTCGCCGATCGTATCTACCAGAGGTAGTGCGCCCAGAGGGCACCCGGAATTTCTGCTGTAGTATTTACGCCAGACTGGATTAGCCCCCGGAGGCAGACACAGGCAGCCATGACGGTACAGACGACGGGTGAAGCAAC includes the following:
- a CDS encoding DUF58 domain-containing protein, whose amino-acid sequence is MTRTTTPPWRRWLARLPSVTAFLNRDLPPHRRIELRVVWALWLLPIALVNQIFAPHPVWMVLLIAVAGFYGLGYFWVRNQAPAVTVSRERLGSILVAGDQLQEEFTLHNESRLPILWAEFVDESTLPGYQPGRVVGCPAASFYRWRAQVTCRQRGVFRLGPHRLHLGDPLGLFSLRVDFDYTDVVVIYPRVVRLPQIQLPKGNTNGVERRRWSLRGPLPAASVTEYRPGDSLRHIHWRTTAHQGRLMVKELETEPSGDVWIVLDVNRAVHQGEGPSSTLEFGVMAAASLAAELLSGASAGGGGQGTRAVGLLTAAPAHVPGAPGAWGVDGVGAAHDGTRTVLLPPQPGQAQLWRILAALAPLQAVDVTLADLLYSSHAQGAPALGRRAQRAPALVVITPQWHLPDAPSLPRKLGGQEAIPSTGSGSTEDGDRAPVAPIRRDNWVAELLHLQAQGVASSVLLVAHGAADDPAADGVQMDGAQTGGEMAGQLEQMRALLARHEIPTQVLWTGRPLEALLTYRRRRTVIRTTPTGGVVTYEVEEEVG